A portion of the Musa acuminata AAA Group cultivar baxijiao chromosome BXJ1-1, Cavendish_Baxijiao_AAA, whole genome shotgun sequence genome contains these proteins:
- the LOC135678417 gene encoding DNA repair RAD52-like protein 2, chloroplastic: MEATGAAIFRTRSAIPAAAGRDARVPFVAARRPRRASVSLVVAALENGASASDSVSKKSASGGGGGRVPNSNYVVPFDLTPSFCRPLKEILRDLNKKVPDNIINADDNSIPWYHANRMLSFYAPGWCGEVRDVIFSDNGNVTVVYRVTIRGLDGEAHRESTGTVSSSDGQFEDPIAAAEEVAFCKACARFGFGLHLYHENEAV; this comes from the exons ATGGAAGCCACGGGAGCTGCCATCTTCCGTACCCGATCGGCCATCCCCGCTGCCGCCGGCAGGGACGCGAGGGTCCCCTTCGTGGCCGCCAGGCGTCCGCGGAGGGCGTCGGTGTCACTGGTTGTGGCGGCCCTGGAGAACGGCGCCAGTGCGTCGGACAGCGTCTCCAAGAAGAGCgcaagcggcggcggcggaggcaggGTGCCCAACTCCAACTACGTGGTGCCGTTCGATCTGACCCCCTCCTTCTGTCGCCCCCTCAAGGAGATCCTCCGGGATCTCAACAAGAAAGTGCCCGACAACATCATCAACGCCGACGACAACTCCATCCCTTG GTATCATGCTAATAGAATGCTGAGCTTCTACGCCCCAG GCTGGTGTGGAGAAGTACGTGATGTTATATTCTCGGACAACGGGAATGTGACAGTGGTATACCGTGTTACAATACGAGGATTGGATGGAGAG GCACAccgggagtctaccggaacaGTGTCTTCAAGCGATGGGCAGTTTGAGGACCCGATTGCAGCAGCTGAAGAAGTAGCCTTCTGCAAAGCCTGTGCTCGGTTCGGTTTTGGCTTGCATCTTTACCACGAGAATGAGGCAGTGTAG
- the LOC103973251 gene encoding pentatricopeptide repeat-containing protein At5g15010, mitochondrial: protein MWRRILLRLPKLPPISALPHRFLQPHVLLPPSSLPLPKFSSSVSSQSTPILCQDDMDDCVLRDDHDGLLGAAPATEKLDGKLIQDVEQVIGCLRDFGADNAAARLRLEHCGVQASPELVAAVLSRLRNDWGAAFTFFLWAGAQPGYAPSVREYHSMISILGKMRRFDTAWSLVHEMRRSGGGSGPSLVTPQTILILIRRYCAVHDVGRAITAFYSLKRYGFSPGIDDFHGLLSALTRYKNVEDAEYLLLCNEKEFPFETKSFNIVLNGWCNIMVRIGEAKRFWKNMAKRGIQKDVVSYGSMISCYSKAGNLNDVLKLFNQMNDMGIQADRKVYNAVIYALAKGKCVEDAKRLVATMEDKGVAPNAVTFNSLIRPLCKVRRVDDARKLFDEMLHRGLSPCVRTYHAFFDAAKNVEDAFELLRRMKETGCVPAIETYIMLIRKLARWRQHESVFRLWNEMPENGLTPDRSAYIVLIHGLFLNGKLEEASAYYEEMKAKGFLPEPKTEEMIQAWLSGKDFASPLTTVELESKQRALRSSGKKHKRVSRREYFKQPETRKITRERGFSLYDS, encoded by the coding sequence ATGTGGAGAAGAATTCTGTTGAGATTGCCGAAGCTCCCTCCCATCTCCGCTCTGCCCCATCGATTCCTCCAACCACACGTCCTCCTTCCCCCATCGTCTCTCCCCCTTCCCAAATTCTCCTCCTCCGTCTCGTCCCAAAGCACTCCCATTCTTTGTCAAGATGACATGGACGATTGCGTTCTACGAGATGACCACGACGGCTTACTTGGAGCGGCACCGGCGACCGAGAAGTTGGACGGCAAACTGATCCAAGACGTCGAGCAGGTCATCGGCTGCCTCCGCGATTTCGGTGCCGACAACGCGGCCGCCAGACTGAGGCTGGAGCACTGCGGCGTGCAAGCCTCGCCGGAGTTGGTGGCCGCTGTCCTCTCCCGCCTCCGTAACGACTGGGGCGCCGCCTTCACCTTCTTCCTGTGGGCCGGGGCACAGCCGGGGTACGCCCCTTCCGTCCGCGAGTACCACTCCATGATCTCCATCCTCGGGAAGATGCGGCGGTTCGACACCGCCTGGTCCCTCGTCCACGAGATGAGGCGGAGCGGCGGCGGGAGCGGCCCGTCCCTCGTCACGCCTCAAACGATCTTGATCCTGATCAGGAGGTATTGCGCCGTCCACGACGTCGGGCGGGCGATCACCGCCTTCTACTCGCTAAAACGGTACGGGTTTTCACCGGGGATCGACGACTTCCACGGCCTTCTCAGCGCCCTCACCCGGTACAAGAACGTGGAGGACGCCGAGTACCTGCTTCTGTGCAACGAGAAGGAGTTCCCGTTTGAGACGAAGAGCTTCAACATCGTTCTCAATGGGTGGTGCAACATCATGGTCCGAATTGGGGAGGCCAAGAGATTCTGGAAGAACATGGCGAAAAGAGGAATCCAGAAGGACGTCGTGTCCTACGGGAGTATGATCTCCTGCTACTCCAAAGCAGGTAATCTTAATGACGTTCTGAAGCTCTTCAATCAGATGAACGACATGGGCATCCAGGCAGATAGGAAGGTCTACAATGCGGTCATTTATGCTCTGGCTAAAGGAAAGTGCGTGGAGGATGCCAAGCGTCTTGTGGCGACGATGGAGGATAAGGGTGTCGCTCCTAATGCGGTCACCTTCAATTCGCTGATAAGGCCACTTTGTAAGGTTCGGCGGGTTGACGATGCACGGAAGCTATTTGATGAAATGCTGCACAGAGGGCTGTCACCTTGTGTAAGGACCTACCATGCCTTCTTTGATGCGGCAAAGAATGTGGAAGATGCGTTTGAGCTGTTGCGTAGAATGAAGGAAACAGGATGCGTCCCGGCAAtcgaaacatacatcatgttgatTAGGAAATTGGCTAGATGGAGGCAGCACGAGAGCGTCTTTAGGCTGTGGAATGAGATGCCAGAGAATGGGTTGACTCCCGATAGAAGTGCCTATATCGTCTTGATACACGGCCTGTTTTTGAATGGCAAGTTGGAGGAGGCTTCCGCATATTACGAGGAAATGAAGGCAAAAGGTTTTCTTCCCGAGCCGAAGACTGAGGAGATGATCCAAGCATGGCTTTCTGGTAAGGATTTCGCGAGTCCATTGACAACGGTAGAGTTGGAAAGCAAGCAAAGAGCTCTTAGGAGCTCAGGGAAGAAGCACAAACGTGTGTCTAGAAGAGAATACTTCAAACAGCCTGAAACGAGAAAAATTACCAGAGAGAGAGGTTTCTCTCTGTACGATAGCTGA